From Panicum hallii strain FIL2 chromosome 2, PHallii_v3.1, whole genome shotgun sequence, a single genomic window includes:
- the LOC112882293 gene encoding protein transport protein SEC13 homolog B-like, with protein sequence MASKKVELDHKDMVHDSAIDYYGKRLATASSDTTVKIVSIGAATAPSQVLATLSGHYGPVWRVAWAHPKYGTVLASCGYDGRVIVWKEDARGNWSQVHVFTDHKSSVNSIAWAPYEVGLCLACASSDGRISILTMRADGGWDTSTIERAHPVGATAISWAPATALGSLAGSGELVYKLVSGGFDAVVKVWGFVNGSWKLESALISDMHTDCVRDVAWAPVLGLAKSTIASGSQDGKVIIWTKGKDGDKWEGKLMRDFGSPVWRVSWSLTGNILSIAAGENNITLWKEGSDGQWEEVMKVEP encoded by the coding sequence ATGGCGTCAAAGAAAGTAGAGTTGGATCACAAGGATATGGTCCACGACTCTGCTATTGATTACTACGGCAAGCGCCTTGCTACTGCTTCCTCAGACACTACCGTAAAGATCGTTAGCATTGGTGCTGCAACCGCCCCTTCCCAGGTTCTTGCAACGCTGAGTGGCCACTATGGTCCTGTGTGGCGTGTTGCATGGGCCCATCCAAAGTATGGTACAGTCCTTGCATCCTGCGGCTATGATGGCCGTGTCATTGTTTGGAAGGAGGATGCTCGAGGCAATTGGTCTCAAGTCCATGTGTTTACTGACCACAAGTCGTCTGTCAACTCCATTGCTTGGGCTCCGTACGAGGTTGGCCTTTGCCTCGCCTGTGCATCTTCTGATGGAAGAATATCCATCTTGACTATGCGAGCTGATGGGGGCTGGGATACTTCAACCATTGAGCGAGCACACCCTGTTGGCGCGACTGCCATCTCTTGGGCTCCAGCAACTGCACTTGGTTCACTGGCTGGTTCAGGGGAGCTTGTTTATAAGCTTGTCTCTGGAGGGTTTGACGCTGTCGTTAAAGTCTGGGGATTTGTCAACGGTAGCTGGAAGCTGGAGAGTGCTCTTATCTCTGACATGCACACTGATTGTGTTCGGGATGTCGCCTGGGCGCCAGTTTTGGGCTTGGCCAAGTCGACCATTGCCAGTGGTTCCCAAGATGGGAAGGTCATCATCTGGACCAAGGGGAAAGATGGAGACAAGTGGGAGGGAAAGCTCATGCGGGACTTTGGGTCTCCTGTCTGGAGGGTGTCTTGGTCCTTGACTGGGAACATACTGTCCATAGCTGCTGGTGAGAACAACATTACACTCTGGAAGGAAGGGTCAGATGGTCAATGGGAGGAGGTGATGAAGGTTGAACCCTAG
- the LOC112881575 gene encoding uncharacterized protein LOC112881575 isoform X1 — protein MGQRLAVESTSEDQLVQRPATADVDSPWSSYGSSIRSISFPQGVGWSAWLRRSGGTTPGSSLPSSCTDGSRPSSSASSWGSGAAGFNAIKANELRSIARRMVHDGHLQALSRAFARSGNGVVRRWFTELDVDWVLTMTEDMPWWAERTVVHDRARRWIRAFTTMAHAFLALSSDLTHAVDGASVQKQLLGEFASASISKMMLFVEAVIANVDWTPENLPAALDVYACISDATASSHDQASSTAQQIVLSMYGGAADHAGLVTSRRLRLAAALSMYGGAADHADHAGLVTSRRRRLAAAIHRAIRSLSVDYYGDGGSCRAPQGSEVHAVTRYTMDFVRLLWRNAGLASSVLDDDGGGSVVSVASDVMRRWEFSLASASMLLPDAALRCVFLLNNYDAMAEAFPDSGLQDEIGRCVERYLDAAWAPALSCLHGAAAWHSPPSAKLADFAARFRRTYDAQKLWRVPSPALRGRLRRAVAGLVVSAYAMYLEEHPLRDEDRASIMAPEEMEEILNELFEG, from the coding sequence ATGGGGCAGCGTCTTGCAGTGGAGTCTACCAGCGAGGATCAGCTTGTTCAGAGACCAGCCACAGCCGACGTTGATTCCCCGTGGAGTAGCTATGGCAGCTCAATCCGCAGCATCTCCTTCCCCCAAGGAGTTGGCTGGTCAGCTTGGCTTCGCCGGTCTGGTGGCACAACCCCCGGCAGCTCCTTGCCGAGTTCGTGCACTGATGGGTCCCGCCCaagctcctccgcctcctcttGGGGCTCGGGCGCTGCAGGATTCAATGCTATCAAGGCCAACGAGCTCAGGTCGATTGCGCGTCGGATGGTCCACGACGGGCATCTGCAGGCGCTGTCAAGAGCATTTGCGCGCAGCGGAAATGGTGTTGTTCGGAGGTGGTTCACCGAGCTGGACGTGGATTGGGTTCTGACGATGACAGAAGACATGCCATGGTGGGCGGAACGGACGGTGGTCCATGACCGTGCACGGAGGTGGATCCGTGCGTTCACCACCATGGCACACGCCTTCCTTGCTCTGAGTTCTGATCTCACGCACGCGGTGGACGGGGCCAGTGTGCAGAAGCAGCTGTTAGGCGAATTCGCCTCGGCCAGCATCTCCAAGATGATGCTCTTTGTTGAGGCGGTAATTGCTAACGTCGACTGGACGCCGGAGAACCTCCCGGCGGCGCTCGACGTGTACGCCTGCATCTCAGACGCGACAGCATCCTCTCATGATCAGGCAAGCTCCACAGCGCAGCAGATCGTCCTGTCCATGTACGGCGGCGCCGCTGATCATGCCGGCCTGGTCACTAGCAGGAGGCTGAGGCTGGCCGCCGCCCTGTCCATGTACGGCGGCGCCGCTGATCATGCTGATCATGCCGGCCTGGTCACTAGCAGGAGGCGGAGgctggccgccgccatccaccgGGCGATAAGAAGCCTCTCGGTGGACTACTACGGTGATGGTGGCTCCTGCAGAGCTCCACAGGGGAGCGAGGTCCACGCCGTGACGCGGTACACCATGGATTTTGTCCGGCTGCTCTGGAGGAACGCGGGTCTGGCCAGCTCCGTGCTGGATGATGACGGCGGTGGCAGCGTGGTGTCGGTGGCGAGCGACGTGATGCGGCGCTGGGAGTTCTCCCTGGCGTCGGCATCCATGTTGCTCCCCGACGCCGCCCTCCGGTGCGTGTTCTTGCTCAACAACTACGACGCCATGGCCGAGGCGTTCCCGGACTCCGGGCTCCAAGACGAGATCGGCCGGTGCGTGGAACGTTACCTCGACGCGGCCTGGGCGCCCGCACTGTCCTGCTTGCACGGTGCCGCGGCGTGGCACTCGCCGCCGTCGGCCAAGCTGGCCGATTTCGCGGCGCGGTTCCGGCGAACCTACGACGCTCAGAAGCTGTGGCGAGTCCCGAGCCCGGCCCTCAGGGGCAGGCTGCGGAGAGCGGTCGCGGGCTTGGTCGTCTCAGCTTACGCCATGTACTTGGAGGAGCATCCTCTCAGGGACGAGGACAGGGCGAGCATCATGGCACCTGAGGAAATGGAAGAGATACTGAATGAGCTGTTTGAAGGCTGA
- the LOC112881575 gene encoding exocyst complex component EXO70E2-like isoform X3 yields MGQRLAVESTSEDQLVQRPATADVDSPWSSYGSSIRSISFPQGVGWSAWLRRSGGTTPGSSLPSSCTDGSRPSSSASSWGSGAAGFNAIKANELRSIARRMVHDGHLQALSRAFARSGNGVVRRWFTELDVDWVLTMTEDMPWWAERTVVHDRARRWIRAFTTMAHAFLALSSDLTHAVDGASVQKQLLGEFASASISKMMLFVEAVIANVDWTPENLPAALDVYACISDATASSHDQASSTAQQIVLSMYGGAADHADHAGLVTSRRRRLAAAIHRAIRSLSVDYYGDGGSCRAPQGSEVHAVTRYTMDFVRLLWRNAGLASSVLDDDGGGSVVSVASDVMRRWEFSLASASMLLPDAALRCVFLLNNYDAMAEAFPDSGLQDEIGRCVERYLDAAWAPALSCLHGAAAWHSPPSAKLADFAARFRRTYDAQKLWRVPSPALRGRLRRAVAGLVVSAYAMYLEEHPLRDEDRASIMAPEEMEEILNELFEG; encoded by the exons ATGGGGCAGCGTCTTGCAGTGGAGTCTACCAGCGAGGATCAGCTTGTTCAGAGACCAGCCACAGCCGACGTTGATTCCCCGTGGAGTAGCTATGGCAGCTCAATCCGCAGCATCTCCTTCCCCCAAGGAGTTGGCTGGTCAGCTTGGCTTCGCCGGTCTGGTGGCACAACCCCCGGCAGCTCCTTGCCGAGTTCGTGCACTGATGGGTCCCGCCCaagctcctccgcctcctcttGGGGCTCGGGCGCTGCAGGATTCAATGCTATCAAGGCCAACGAGCTCAGGTCGATTGCGCGTCGGATGGTCCACGACGGGCATCTGCAGGCGCTGTCAAGAGCATTTGCGCGCAGCGGAAATGGTGTTGTTCGGAGGTGGTTCACCGAGCTGGACGTGGATTGGGTTCTGACGATGACAGAAGACATGCCATGGTGGGCGGAACGGACGGTGGTCCATGACCGTGCACGGAGGTGGATCCGTGCGTTCACCACCATGGCACACGCCTTCCTTGCTCTGAGTTCTGATCTCACGCACGCGGTGGACGGGGCCAGTGTGCAGAAGCAGCTGTTAGGCGAATTCGCCTCGGCCAGCATCTCCAAGATGATGCTCTTTGTTGAGGCGGTAATTGCTAACGTCGACTGGACGCCGGAGAACCTCCCGGCGGCGCTCGACGTGTACGCCTGCATCTCAGACGCGACAGCATCCTCTCATGATCAGGCAAGCTCCACAGCGCAGCAGATCGTCCTGTCCAT GTACGGCGGCGCCGCTGATCATGCTGATCATGCCGGCCTGGTCACTAGCAGGAGGCGGAGgctggccgccgccatccaccgGGCGATAAGAAGCCTCTCGGTGGACTACTACGGTGATGGTGGCTCCTGCAGAGCTCCACAGGGGAGCGAGGTCCACGCCGTGACGCGGTACACCATGGATTTTGTCCGGCTGCTCTGGAGGAACGCGGGTCTGGCCAGCTCCGTGCTGGATGATGACGGCGGTGGCAGCGTGGTGTCGGTGGCGAGCGACGTGATGCGGCGCTGGGAGTTCTCCCTGGCGTCGGCATCCATGTTGCTCCCCGACGCCGCCCTCCGGTGCGTGTTCTTGCTCAACAACTACGACGCCATGGCCGAGGCGTTCCCGGACTCCGGGCTCCAAGACGAGATCGGCCGGTGCGTGGAACGTTACCTCGACGCGGCCTGGGCGCCCGCACTGTCCTGCTTGCACGGTGCCGCGGCGTGGCACTCGCCGCCGTCGGCCAAGCTGGCCGATTTCGCGGCGCGGTTCCGGCGAACCTACGACGCTCAGAAGCTGTGGCGAGTCCCGAGCCCGGCCCTCAGGGGCAGGCTGCGGAGAGCGGTCGCGGGCTTGGTCGTCTCAGCTTACGCCATGTACTTGGAGGAGCATCCTCTCAGGGACGAGGACAGGGCGAGCATCATGGCACCTGAGGAAATGGAAGAGATACTGAATGAGCTGTTTGAAGGCTGA
- the LOC112882292 gene encoding uncharacterized protein LOC112882292 isoform X1: MDLDRDLKLLPHLKSLTMKRGPRSVRRRRRPLPPQLPDNDDILAEILLRLPPQPSSLPRASLVCKRWHRIVTDRNFVGRFRAHHGTPPVLGYFRPSGRFFNTQEPPDRVPTSRFSLRRWRRRGSWSMFGSRHGLVLYGIWDNFGFVSEFMVVDPMTGDRSRIVNPHAHSMTTLVTAVVVSLAGGIDRRSFRLAMLFSHDYQPRVTASVYSSESGVWSASVATLVLPLSYSYFIYHPSTLVGNAVYWLLFEGLIIQFDLERHSLAMIEQPPAANVGSEMERHIVTAEEGRLGFALLSEFSIQLWEREVEPNYNAAEWVLHRTIQLEKVLSIKPKDHVKCLLRIMGFCEESNVIFINACHGVFAIHLKSMQFRKMKRRGAFHIHPYSSF; the protein is encoded by the coding sequence ATGGACTTGGACCGCGACTTGAAACTGCTACCACATCTCAAATCCCTCACGATGAAGCGCGGTCCCCGCagtgtccgccgccgccgccgccccttgccGCCACAGCTGCCAGACAACGATGACATCCTCGCCGAGATCCTTCTCCGCCTCCCGCCACAGCCCTCCTCCCTCCCCCGTGCCAGCCTTGTCTGCAAGCGCTGGCACCGCATCGTCACCGACCGCAATTTCGTCGGCCGCTTCCGCGCTCACCATGGGACACCTCCTGTCCTTGGCTACTTCCGCCCCTCTGGCCGGTTCTTCAATACCCAGGAGCCTCCGGACCGCGTCCCAACCTCGCGCTTCTCCCTGCGCCGATGGCGCCGTCGGGGGAGCTGGTCGATGTTCGGCAGCCGCCACGGGCTTGTCTTGTACGGAATCTGGGACAATTTCGGATTCGTCAGCGAGTTCATGGTGGTTGACCCAATGACTGGGGACCGGAGCCGCATAGTCAACCCACATGCTCACTCCATGACCACGCTTGTCACCGCGGTGGTGGTCTCTCTTGCAGGTGGCATCGACCGCCGATCGTTTCGCCTAGCTATGCTCTTCTCCCATGACTACCAGCCAAGAGTGACCGCATCTGTTTACTCATCGGAATCTGGTGTCTGGAGTGCCTCCGTCGCAACGTTGGTTCTTCCACTTTCTTATTCTTACTTTATATATCATCCCAGCACCCTTGTCGGTAATGCCGTTTACTGGCTGCTTTTCGAAGGCCTGATCATTCAGTTTGATTTGGAAAGGCACAGTCTTGCCATGATAGAGCAACCCCCGGCTGCCAATGTTGGATCCGAGATGGAGCGTCATATAGTGACGGCAGAGGAAGGCCGCTTAGGTTTTGCCCTTTTATCTGAATTCAGCATCCAACTCTGGGAGAGGGAGGTAGAACCTAATTACAACGCTGCAGAATGGGTGCTGCATAGAACCATTCAGCTGGAGAAGGTCCTTTCCATAAAACCGAAGGATCATGTGAAGTGTCTACTACGGATAATGGGGTTTTGCGAGGAGAGTAATGTGATTTTTATAAATGCGTGTCATGGTGTCTTCGCAATCCACCTCAAGTCGATGCAGTTcaggaagatgaagaggagagGAGCCTTCCACATTCATCCCTACTCAAGCTTTTGA
- the LOC112880801 gene encoding uncharacterized protein LOC112880801 yields MWLRILQRYNLRGSYRERSVRSLQSRWDIIKAEVGKFSSFYADVIRENPSGMLDADKTTHAAANFAGILKHNFAYLHYWEIMKDEPKWQDPKPRAFAKSAGGDGFGEDTINLGDDNSSPTGSAEKRPMGRDSAKAAKKKANSSMGSASFSEYASRMQDLYLQKISILQEESVRKNDRFQQLAFIDEKRFEEMRSHNQSLLLIKQEKIRIMREKHDMDKEEKEKREDEISLGLILMVAHQLSDYITKLFRKKFSKRLQLGAGRDRAPEPWMGEETFFFSANVTLVECVILLFVECVVRTLFECGTDRRSFCLVALFSGYRDSGVTAYVYSSDSGVWVHSLMDLAPPARISVIRHPSSLVGNAIYWLLSGGEIIQFDLERQSLAFIEQPPHEVVERHSRMIPSFCRWIIPAGDGRVGLAVLSERSIQFWERDAELSVLRHGSCAKLFNWKGFFHKS; encoded by the exons ATGTGGTTAAGGATTCTGCAACGATACAACTTGAGGGGATCATACCGAGAAAGGAGTGTGAGGTCTCTACAGAGCCGTTGGGACATTATCAAGGCTGAAGTGGGGAAGTTCTCATCCTTCTATGCTGATGTCATTCGAGAGAATCCTAGCGGGATGTTGGATGCCGATAAG ACCACTCATGCAGCAGCTAATTTTGCTGGTATCCTCAAACACAACTTTGCGTACCTGCATTATTGGGAGATCATGAAGGATGAGCCCAAATGGCAGGATCCAAagcccagagcctttgcaaagTCAGCTGGAGGTGATGGTTTTGGAGAGGACACCATCAACCTTGGAGATGACAATTCTAGCCCTACTGGATCAGCTGAGAAGAGGCCTATGGGCAGGGATTCAGCTAAAGCAGCCAAGAAGAAAGCAAATTCTTCTATGGGTTCAGCATCATTTTCGGAGTATGCTTCGAGGATGCAAGATCTATATTTGCAAAAGATTTCTATCCTGCAAGAAGAATCTGTGCGTAAAAATGATCGTTTCCAGCAGCTTGCCTTTATAGATGAGAAGCGCTTTGAGGAAATGCGAAGCCACAATCAATCACTGTTACTCATTAAGCAAGAAAAGATTCGGATCATGCGTGAGAAGCATGACATGGACAAGGAAGAGAAGGAGAAGCGAGAGGATGAAATATCCTTGGGATTGATCTTGATGGTTGCACATCAGCTCAGCGATTATATTACGAAGCTCTTCAGGAAGAAATTTTCGAAAAGATTGCAGCTAGGCGCAGGAAGAGACAGGGCCCCTGAACCATGGATGGGAGAGGAAACCTTTTTTTTTTCAGCCAATGTAACTTTAGTTGAGTGTGTAATTCTGTTATTTGTTGAGTGTGTAGTTCGGACATTATTTGAGT GTGGCACTGACCGCCGCTCCTTCTGCCTGGTCGCACTTTTCTCCGGCTATCGGGACAGCGGAGTGACCGCCTATGTTTACTCTTCAGACTCTGGTGTTTGGGTCCATTCACTCATGGATCTTGCTCCTCCAGCTCGTATTTCAGTCATTCGTCATCCGAGCTCCCTAGTTGGCAATGCTATTTACTGGTTGCTTAGTGGTGGCGAGATCATTCAGTTCGATCTGGAGAGACAGAGCCTTGCCTTCATCGAGCAGCCACCCCATGAGGTTGTGGAAAGGCACAGCCGTATGATCCCCAGTTTCTGCCGTTGGATCATTCCGGCAGGGGATGGCCGCGTGGGTCTTGCCGTTTTATCTGAACGTAGCATCCAATTCTGGGAAAGGGATGCAGAGCTCAGCGTGCTGCGGCATGGGAGTTGTGCAAAACTGTTCAACTGGAAAGGGTTCTTCCACAAGAGCTGA
- the LOC112882292 gene encoding uncharacterized protein LOC112882292 isoform X2: MDLDRDLKLLPHLKSLTMKRGPRSVRRRRRPLPPQLPDNDDILAEILLRLPPQPSSLPRASLVCKRWHRIVTDRNFVGRFRAHHGTPPVLGYFRPSGRFFNTQEPPDRVPTSRFSLRRWRRRGSWSMFGSRHGLVLYGIWDNFGFVSEFMVVDPMTGDRSRIVNPHAHSMTTLVTAVVVSLAGGIDRRSFRLAMLFSHDYQPRVTASVYSSESGVWSASVATPDHSV, encoded by the exons ATGGACTTGGACCGCGACTTGAAACTGCTACCACATCTCAAATCCCTCACGATGAAGCGCGGTCCCCGCagtgtccgccgccgccgccgccccttgccGCCACAGCTGCCAGACAACGATGACATCCTCGCCGAGATCCTTCTCCGCCTCCCGCCACAGCCCTCCTCCCTCCCCCGTGCCAGCCTTGTCTGCAAGCGCTGGCACCGCATCGTCACCGACCGCAATTTCGTCGGCCGCTTCCGCGCTCACCATGGGACACCTCCTGTCCTTGGCTACTTCCGCCCCTCTGGCCGGTTCTTCAATACCCAGGAGCCTCCGGACCGCGTCCCAACCTCGCGCTTCTCCCTGCGCCGATGGCGCCGTCGGGGGAGCTGGTCGATGTTCGGCAGCCGCCACGGGCTTGTCTTGTACGGAATCTGGGACAATTTCGGATTCGTCAGCGAGTTCATGGTGGTTGACCCAATGACTGGGGACCGGAGCCGCATAGTCAACCCACATGCTCACTCCATGACCACGCTTGTCACCGCGGTGGTGGTCTCTCTTGCAGGTGGCATCGACCGCCGATCGTTTCGCCTAGCTATGCTCTTCTCCCATGACTACCAGCCAAGAGTGACCGCATCTGTTTACTCATCGGAATCTGGTGTCTGGAGTGCCTCCGTCGCAAC GCCTGATCATTCAGTTTGA
- the LOC112880800 gene encoding uncharacterized protein LOC112880800, translated as MKHGRRSVRRCRTFPPRLPDNDDILAEILLRLPPQPSTLPRASLVCRQWHHIVTDPNFVSRFRTHHGTPPILGYFHPSGGFVNAQEPLNRVPTSHFSLRRWCRRGNWSLIGSRHGLVLYGVWDRFAFVILEFMVVDPMTGDRSRIVNPHAHSMTTLVTAVVVSPAGGIDRRSFHLVMLFSHDYQPRVTASVYSSESGVWSASVATLVLPLSYSYFIYHPSTLVGNAVYWLLFEGPIIQFDLERHSLVIIEQPPAANVGSDMERHIVTAEEGHLGFAFLSEFSIQLWEREIEPNNTAEWVLHKTIPLEKVLSIELKHEHVKCVWIAGFSEESDVIFINTPYGVFTIHLKSMQFRKIGTSLLHQ; from the exons ATGAAACACGGGCGCCGCAGCGTTCGCCGCTGCCGCACCTTCCCACCACGGCTGCCAGACAACGACGACATCCTCGCCGAGATCCTTCTCCGCCTCCCGCCACAGCCCTCCACCCTGCCCCGTGCCAGCCTCGTCTGCAGGCAGTGGCACCACATCGTCACTGACCCCAATTTCGTAAGCCGTTTTCGCACCCACCATGGGACACCACCCATCCTTGGCTACTTCCACCCCTCTGGCGGGTTCGTCAATGCCCAGGAGCCTCTGAACCGTGTCCCAACCTCGCACTTCTCCCTACGCCGATGGTGCCGTCGGGGGAATTGGTCACTGATCGGCAGCCGCCATGGACTTGTCTTGTACGGAGTCTGGGACAGATTCGCATTCGTCATCCTTGAGTTCATGGTGGTTGACCCAATGACTGGGGACCGGAGCCGCATAGTCAACCCACATGCTCACTCCATGACCACGCTTGTCACCGCGGTGGTGGTCTCTCCTGCAGGTGGCATTGACCGCCGCTCGTTTCACCTGGTCATGCTCTTCTCCCATGACTACCAGCCAAGAGTGACCGCATCTGTTTACTCATCGGAATCTGGTGTCTGGAGTGCCTCCGTCGCAACGTTGGTTCTTCCACTTTCTTATTCTTACTTTATATATCATCCCAGCACCCTTGTCGGTAATGCCGTTTACTGGCTGCTTTTCGAAGGCCCGATCATTCAGTTTGATTTGGAAAGGCACAGTCTTGTCATCATAGAGCAACCCCCGGCTGCCAATGTTGGATCTGATATGGAGCGTCATATAGTGACGGCTGAGGAAGGCCACTTAGGTTTTGCCTTTCTATCTGAATTCAGCATCCAACTCTGGGAGAGGGAGATAGAGCCTAATAACACTGCTGAATGGGTGCTGCACAAAACCATTCCGCTGGAGAAGGTCCTTTCCATAGAATTGAAGCATGAGCACGTGAAGTGTGTATGGATAGCGGGGTTTTCTGAGGAGAGTGATGTGATTTTTATAAACACGCCTTATGGTGTCTTCACAATTCACCTCAAGTCGATGCAGTTCAGGAAG ATTGGGACATCTCTTTTGCATCAGTGA